GCAGCAGGCGCTGTCAGCCTGTCAGGCGTATCCCATGATGGCGGAGCGGCGTCTGGTGGTCATCCGGGACTTCGACCAGATGAAGGACAACACGGTCTTCAAGGTGCTCGCCGAACGTCCGAATCCGGCGGCCATCGTGGTCCTGGTCTGTTCCGGAAAGCCGAACATGTCCCGGCATCCGTACAGGGCGCTCAAGGATGCTGCCCGGGTGGAAGCCTTCAACGCCCTGTGGCCCAACGAGGTACCTCGCTGGATAGAGGTGCTGGCCCGCGAAAAGGGGTATCGCATGGACCCCAAGGCGGTACAGATGCTGGCGGATTCGGTGGGGACCTCGCTGTCGACGGCCGCCGCCGAACTGGACAAGTTGTCGGTGTACGCGGGAGACCGGGAAGTCCTTACGGCCGATGATGTTGTCCAGGCTACCGGTCAGACCCGCGAGTTCAATGTCTTCGAATTGCAACGGGTTGTGGGCGAGGCCTGCTATTCTGACGCACTCCGCATATCGGAACGATTGTTGCAGCAGTCTTCCAATACAAGGGGAGAGTGCGCGAGAATAATCGCGGTACTGTCTTCGTTCTTTCTGAAACTGTGGCAACTGACAGGATTGCAGAAGCAAAGAATCGCTGAAAAAGACATGGCCCGGGCGGTCGGGGTTTCGCCCTACTTCCTCAAGGACTATCTTGGTTCCCTGAGGCAATACGACCAGAATGGCCTTGATCGCGCGATTTCGTCGCTTCTTGCGGCCGACTTCGAGCTCAAGGGCGGCAGCGCCCGCGACGAGCGGACCATCCTCCACGTCATGTTGCGCCGAATGATGATCGGCCGGTAACGCGGACGTTTTGTCAGCATCCAAAGAACCATGAGTACAAAGACTGAACAGGCTGGGACGTTGAAGAAGCGCACACTGAAGGTGAAAGCATCCGATTTCGGACTCGGGGGAAACCTGAATCCGAACAATCGGCATTACGATGCGCTCAGCCAGATGAGTGACGAGGATCTCATGTCGCAGTTCCAGATGGGAACGGTCGAGGCCTTTGACATCCTGGTCGGTCGGTACAAGGATCCGCTGACGAATTACATCTACCGCTTCCTCGGCGACATGAAGGAGTGTGAGGACCTGCTGCAGGAGACCTTCCTGCGCGTGTACCGGAACCGTCACTCCTACCGCCGGATTGCAAAGTTCTCGACGTGGCTGTACACGATTGCGGGCAACCTGGCCCGGTCGGAGTACCGCAAGCGCAAGCGTCGCCGTCTGTATTCCCTGCAGTCCGTGAACCGCGACGACGAGGAATACGAGGTCGAAATCCCGGACGAGACGTTCTCCCCGGACAAGCACGCCGAGAGCACCATCCAGGATTTCTTCATCCAGGAAGCGCTCAAGCAGATCCCCGAGGAATTCCGGGAAGTGGTCGTGCTTCGGGATGTCCAGCAGCTCGCCTACGAAGAGATTGCCGACATCACCGGTCTGCCCATGGGTACGGTCAAGAGCCGGATCAATCGTGGCCGGACGAAACTGCAGAGCCTGCTCAAGGAAGTCTACACGCCGCAGTCGGACGACTGAGGCGGGACAGGTGTTGGCGTTCGGGCCTGAAGGCTCGGGCGAAACCTTGCGCACATATCGTGGTACGGAAATCAGAACACGTACCACGGCCTATGCACGAAGGATACAGCCCTGATTTCCTGGAAGACCCGCTCGACGAACTCATGTGTGAGTACGTGGACGGTACCATGGATCCCGCCGTACGCGCCGCATTCGAGGAGTTCCTGGAAGCCAATCCCGAATTGCTCGAGGAAGCCAAGTGCCTCTGCCAGACGCGCGACATGCTGTGCTCGTACGGTTTCCGAAATACGCAGTCAAGCCAGTGTCAAATGCGCCGGCGCGTCGTTGACGAAATCGGTCGCAAGGATCGGTCCGAGAAAGTGATTGCGGACAGGTTGGCGAATATTGCGCTGGTGACTTCGGCGGTCGGGCTGGTACTGATTTTCGGAATGATGGTCGGGTTGACCAACGATGCCGTGCCGGTCGTGGTCGGAGAGCAGGTGGCGTCGGAAGAGCCGGAAACGCCCGTGGACAGCATGGTTCAGCCGGTCGATGCGCATTTTGGACTGTCGGGCGGTGTTCCGCTTGAATGGAGAATCGACCAATCCCGCACCGGACTGGTTGCCCCGATATCCTCCCTGCCCGTACTTTCCTCGTCTGTCCACATGACCCCGTCCGTGTCGCGGGCCCGATCGGGCTTCCAGACGGCATCGGCCGCGGTTTCGGCTTCGGCCTCGGGGTCCAGGTAGGTCAGACGGCCTTTCAGTTTTTTTCCGGTCTCCACCGAGTCCGGGCCCTTAGCTCAGCGGTTCAGAGCGCTCGCCTCACACGCGAGAGGTCACAGGTTCGAATCCCGTAGGGCCCACAAAAAATCCACCCTTTTCGGGGTGGATTTTTTTTTGGCCCGGAGGGTGAGAACCGTACCCGAGGGAGGTTCAAACGAGCGGGCTGGGCGTCTGGAAGCCGACAGGAGGTTCGTCCTCGACTTCTTCAACAGCCTTCCAGAGGTTATCGGGCCGACACGATCGTCATGACATTGGCCGTGAATTCGGCGTTGCCGGAGGCCTGGATGGAGGAGTTGGACTCCAACGCGGCCTTGGCTTCCGATTCGAACTGCGCCTTGGCGTCAATGATGGCATCCACACTCGAAGACGAATTAACCTGAGCGTTGAACGCGGCCCGGGCATTGCCGAGTGCACCGGAGACGAGGGCCGAGAGGTCGAGACCAAGATTCAACCCACCGTTGACTTCGACGGCCACATCACTGGCGAAATCATCCCAGGCGGCGTTCATTTCCGCCTCGGACTGGGCCGAAAGGAGGGATGCGCGCAGGGCAGCAGCAGAACTGGCCACGGCCGTAGCTCGGGCCGATGCGGTTGCGTGTCCCTGGAAGGCCGATACGACGGCTTCTCCTGTGGCGTCGGCCTCAAGCAGATGAGCCCGCTGACGCAGGGCAAACCGAGCCTGGGCGGAGAGTCCACTGGACAGGGCTTCAAGCGTGATCCGGGCTACCTGACGCGAATGTGCACTCGTTTCAGCGTCCACTCCGGCGTCCGTATGGACGGATGCCATGGACGATTCAAATGCCGCCATGGCATTGGCGCGGGCCTGGGCCGTCGCATCCGCATGCAGGCTGGATTGGAGCTCACCGAATACACGGGCCTTTTCCGACACCATGAGTTCAAGGGTCGCGTCCGACTCGTTGGCCTGGTGACGCATCCAGCGCCCTTCGGCCTCTACGGCTGCACGGATGGCTGCGGCAATCTGGGCGTTCGTGGTCGCGCTGGATTGGAGGTCGGCGGCAGCACGACTGTCCACGAACAGTGCGACGTCGGCTGGCGTGACGGGTTCGTTGTTACCGTCCTGCTGCTTGGCCGCAACATACACATCAGCCTCGGCGGTGGTCTCTGCGTTGATGTTCATGGCCGAGACCGCCCGGGCAGTGCCGTTGGCCGTCGCCAATGTCCGTCCTTCAAAACCGTTTTTGGTGGCGACGACCATCATGACGTCGGCATCGGCCTGGGTCTCCAGGGTATAGGTGCCGTTTTCGTCGGTGGTCGTTTCACCTTCGGAAGGCTGGACAGCACCGCTGTCGTCGATTTCACGGGCCGAAACCTTGGCATTCTCTACGTCGCCCTGTTTGGCGACGGCATTCTCGTCCGTGACCCGGCCCGTGATGACCGTGGTTTCGGAGGAGGAATCAGCCGGATTGGAATCACTGTCGCAACCCGCAAACAGCAGGCCGGCCATCAAGATGGGGGCAAAAAGTATTCTACGCATGGATACACCGTGGGATTGTTCAACAAGTTGTGACCATGTTATCGCACGGGGAGCATGTGGCTCTATCGGCAGAGTCGGAATCCGGCGTCAGACTGCACCGGTTCTGGTGTAGGAATATTCCTACACCGGCCCGAAGAGGTCGTGCTGCATGGCGTACTTGACCAGTTCGGCGTTGGAATCCAGGTGCAGTTTCTCCAGGATGCGCGAGCGGTAGGTGCTCACCGTCTTGACACTCACGTTCAGTTGCTCTCCGATCCGGGTCAGGGAGTGACCGTTCACAATGCCGTGAAGCACATCGAACTCCCGATCGGACAGGGAGGCGTGCAACGGGGTGTCGTTCGGGTCGTCAAGTACGTCGAGCAATTTTTCAGCCAGGGTCGGCGAAATGTACCGCCGGCCGTCCGCTACCCGGGCCACCGCATCCAACAACGTATCCGGAGCCGTGCCCTTGGCGACATATCCCGCCGCGCCCGCCCGCAACACGCGCACGCCGTACTGCTCCTCATCGTGCATGCTGAGGACAAGCACGGGTGTATCCGGATACGCCGAGATGATATGCTCGAGTACCTGGAAGCCCGACATTTCCGGCATGTTCAGGTCCAGGACGACCACGTCAAACCGATCCCGGGCGAGGGCGTCCAGGACCTCCTGGCCTGACCCGGCCTCCGCA
Above is a genomic segment from Rhodothermales bacterium containing:
- the holA gene encoding DNA polymerase III subunit delta, with the protein product MAKGNAWKELMTAVKAGRFENLYLFHGEERWFIDTLQRAIIDAAIPPHERDFNFDLLYGAEVDAQQALSACQAYPMMAERRLVVIRDFDQMKDNTVFKVLAERPNPAAIVVLVCSGKPNMSRHPYRALKDAARVEAFNALWPNEVPRWIEVLAREKGYRMDPKAVQMLADSVGTSLSTAAAELDKLSVYAGDREVLTADDVVQATGQTREFNVFELQRVVGEACYSDALRISERLLQQSSNTRGECARIIAVLSSFFLKLWQLTGLQKQRIAEKDMARAVGVSPYFLKDYLGSLRQYDQNGLDRAISSLLAADFELKGGSARDERTILHVMLRRMMIGR
- a CDS encoding sigma-70 family RNA polymerase sigma factor encodes the protein MSTKTEQAGTLKKRTLKVKASDFGLGGNLNPNNRHYDALSQMSDEDLMSQFQMGTVEAFDILVGRYKDPLTNYIYRFLGDMKECEDLLQETFLRVYRNRHSYRRIAKFSTWLYTIAGNLARSEYRKRKRRRLYSLQSVNRDDEEYEVEIPDETFSPDKHAESTIQDFFIQEALKQIPEEFREVVVLRDVQQLAYEEIADITGLPMGTVKSRINRGRTKLQSLLKEVYTPQSDD
- a CDS encoding carboxypeptidase-like regulatory domain-containing protein; amino-acid sequence: MRRILFAPILMAGLLFAGCDSDSNPADSSSETTVITGRVTDENAVAKQGDVENAKVSAREIDDSGAVQPSEGETTTDENGTYTLETQADADVMMVVATKNGFEGRTLATANGTARAVSAMNINAETTAEADVYVAAKQQDGNNEPVTPADVALFVDSRAAADLQSSATTNAQIAAAIRAAVEAEGRWMRHQANESDATLELMVSEKARVFGELQSSLHADATAQARANAMAAFESSMASVHTDAGVDAETSAHSRQVARITLEALSSGLSAQARFALRQRAHLLEADATGEAVVSAFQGHATASARATAVASSAAALRASLLSAQSEAEMNAAWDDFASDVAVEVNGGLNLGLDLSALVSGALGNARAAFNAQVNSSSSVDAIIDAKAQFESEAKAALESNSSIQASGNAEFTANVMTIVSAR
- a CDS encoding response regulator transcription factor, producing MNILIADDHAIVRKGLAQILLESDLIARIAEAGSGQEVLDALARDRFDVVVLDLNMPEMSGFQVLEHIISAYPDTPVLVLSMHDEEQYGVRVLRAGAAGYVAKGTAPDTLLDAVARVADGRRYISPTLAEKLLDVLDDPNDTPLHASLSDREFDVLHGIVNGHSLTRIGEQLNVSVKTVSTYRSRILEKLHLDSNAELVKYAMQHDLFGPV